In one window of bacterium DNA:
- a CDS encoding BrxA/BrxB family bacilliredoxin: protein MKISMYDPNITDRMRKELTDAGVQELRTPEEVDKALKNMAGTAMVVVNSVCGCAAGGARPGVVMSLKSPKRPEKIYTVFAGQDKEATEQARTYFIGYPPSSPAVAILKDGKVVHMMPRHEIEGRSADEIANSLAKAYEKI from the coding sequence ATGAAAATTTCAATGTATGACCCGAATATCACTGATCGGATGCGCAAGGAATTAACTGATGCGGGAGTTCAAGAATTAAGAACTCCAGAAGAAGTAGACAAAGCACTAAAAAACATGGCCGGCACTGCGATGGTTGTTGTGAACTCGGTTTGTGGCTGCGCTGCAGGTGGTGCTCGTCCAGGCGTAGTGATGTCGCTCAAGTCACCAAAGCGCCCAGAAAAAATCTACACTGTATTTGCTGGCCAAGATAAAGAAGCGACAGAGCAGGCGCGCACGTATTTTATTGGCTACCCACCCTCCTCACCTGCTGTTGCAATTTTAAAAGACGGCAAAGTCGTGCACATGATGCCGCGTCATGAGATCGAAGGGCGCAGTGCTGATGAGATTGCGAATAGTTTAGCTAAGGCTTACGAGAAGATTTAA
- a CDS encoding thioredoxin family protein, giving the protein MNNPYFDKRQEFFKSYFELAQTYEEYLKTAEPAHRARWDTFKSKITINSEQKAVLKSFIRELNILVMSGTWCGDCARQGPMFAQLEAINPKLRFRFIDNKQNPDLQNELRINGAEKVPVVVVLSEDYYEIARFGDRHLSVYRRKLISELGAACDPGIIPPSGEELSTEVTEWVNFLERAHALLRLAPLLRRRYND; this is encoded by the coding sequence ATGAACAACCCATACTTTGACAAGCGACAAGAATTTTTTAAGAGCTATTTCGAGCTTGCTCAGACTTATGAGGAGTATCTTAAAACTGCTGAGCCGGCGCATCGCGCGCGCTGGGACACTTTCAAAAGTAAAATTACGATCAACTCCGAGCAAAAAGCTGTTCTCAAGTCTTTTATTCGAGAGCTGAATATTTTGGTGATGTCCGGCACATGGTGTGGGGATTGTGCGCGCCAAGGGCCGATGTTTGCTCAGCTTGAAGCGATTAATCCAAAGCTTCGTTTTCGATTTATCGATAATAAGCAAAACCCAGACCTGCAAAATGAACTGCGCATTAATGGAGCTGAAAAAGTTCCGGTTGTAGTTGTGCTCTCTGAGGATTATTATGAAATTGCGCGTTTTGGCGACCGGCATTTAAGTGTCTATCGTAGAAAATTAATTTCTGAACTTGGAGCAGCTTGTGACCCGGGGATTATCCCGCCAAGTGGTGAGGAACTAAGCACAGAAGTAACTGAATGGGTGAATTTCCTTGAAAGAGCTCATGCCCTGCTACGGTTGGCGCCGCTACTACGGCGTCGTTACAACGACTGA
- a CDS encoding ATP-binding cassette domain-containing protein, translating to MDNEVVITVANLRKTFQTFKRREGVAGAVKDLFNRNYTPLHAVDGINFQIKRGEILGFIGPNGAGKSTTIKMLTGILKATSGEMSVLGYDPFRDRKNYVGHIGVVFGQRTQLWWDIAVIESLKLLGKIYNVSDTDFKTRIELLTGVLDLKEFLNTPVRKLSLGQRIRSDLAASLIHSPQVLFLDEPTIGLDAVAKDSVREFLQRINSELKTTIILTTHDLREIEELCERIIIIDHGKIIFDGGIDRIKSLPGLTREMIVDFSGTVTQEELRAKLSSLVEIEIESSRRAQVRFESGKVPAAQLVRAVLDNFDVSDLSILQPPIEEVIMKIYREGIRE from the coding sequence TTGGATAACGAAGTAGTAATTACAGTCGCAAATTTACGGAAAACCTTTCAAACATTTAAGCGCCGTGAGGGCGTAGCTGGTGCGGTTAAGGATTTATTCAATCGTAACTATACGCCGCTACATGCCGTCGATGGCATCAATTTCCAAATTAAGCGCGGCGAGATTTTGGGATTTATTGGCCCGAATGGTGCTGGTAAATCGACAACAATTAAAATGCTGACTGGAATTCTTAAGGCAACAAGCGGCGAGATGTCGGTTCTGGGGTATGACCCTTTTCGTGATCGAAAGAATTATGTGGGGCATATCGGGGTTGTCTTCGGGCAGCGCACGCAGCTGTGGTGGGACATTGCCGTAATTGAGTCACTGAAGTTACTAGGGAAGATTTACAACGTTAGCGATACTGATTTTAAAACTCGCATTGAACTTTTAACAGGCGTGCTTGATCTAAAAGAGTTTTTAAATACACCCGTACGTAAGCTCTCGCTCGGGCAACGTATTCGTTCAGACTTGGCAGCAAGCTTAATTCATTCTCCACAAGTTTTATTCCTGGATGAACCAACGATTGGCTTAGATGCTGTAGCTAAAGATAGTGTACGCGAGTTTTTGCAAAGAATTAATTCCGAGTTAAAAACGACAATCATTCTAACCACACATGATCTGCGCGAGATTGAAGAACTTTGCGAGCGTATTATCATTATCGACCACGGGAAAATTATTTTTGATGGTGGAATTGACCGCATTAAGTCGCTACCGGGTTTAACTCGGGAGATGATTGTTGATTTCTCTGGAACTGTTACCCAAGAAGAATTAAGGGCGAAATTAAGTTCTCTAGTTGAGATAGAAATTGAGAGTTCGAGAAGAGCTCAAGTGCGTTTTGAGTCAGGCAAAGTTCCAGCCGCACAGCTCGTAAGAGCAGTTTTAGATAATTTCGATGTCAGTGATTTGTCGATCTTACAGCCGCCGATTGAGGAAGTAATCATGAAAATCTACCGTGAAGGAATTCGCGAGTAA
- a CDS encoding ABC-2 family transporter protein yields the protein MTTAVAAYGSFIKVAFLNMLSYRMRYFTGVVTYLLFVSVHYYIWKAVYAGSGSPQGVLQGYTFVEMGTYIAIAWIARSLYFSNVDEQIEDLVTTGQIGVYLTRPVHFQSMMLVQAFGETLFRLCFFTAPILTVLLLVFPILPPASGVAFFGFILATLGSFIIFAQFNFLVGLLAFFFKSIEGVIRAKYYLIQLFSGLLIPITFFPSWLGLIAKALPFQAITYVPLQIYLGKAQGLGILGQLGFQWLWILILYLAGEYFWKKAFNRLTIQGG from the coding sequence ATGACTACTGCTGTTGCCGCTTACGGGTCTTTTATCAAGGTAGCGTTTCTAAATATGCTATCTTATCGGATGCGCTACTTTACGGGCGTGGTAACATATCTACTATTTGTTTCAGTGCATTATTATATCTGGAAGGCAGTTTATGCCGGCTCTGGTTCACCGCAAGGTGTGCTTCAAGGCTATACTTTCGTGGAAATGGGGACATATATTGCAATCGCTTGGATCGCTCGTAGTCTTTATTTCTCAAACGTCGATGAGCAAATTGAAGATCTAGTTACAACTGGCCAAATTGGCGTTTATCTCACGCGGCCTGTGCATTTCCAAAGTATGATGCTGGTTCAAGCCTTTGGAGAAACACTTTTTAGATTATGCTTTTTTACAGCTCCAATCTTAACAGTCCTACTCTTGGTCTTCCCAATTTTACCACCAGCATCTGGAGTAGCTTTTTTTGGTTTTATCCTGGCAACACTTGGTAGTTTTATTATTTTCGCACAATTTAACTTCCTGGTTGGGCTACTGGCGTTTTTCTTCAAATCAATTGAGGGAGTGATTCGCGCTAAGTACTATTTAATTCAGCTTTTTTCAGGACTCTTAATCCCGATAACTTTTTTCCCAAGTTGGTTGGGGTTGATCGCAAAAGCCTTGCCTTTTCAGGCAATAACTTATGTGCCGCTACAAATATATTTAGGCAAGGCTCAAGGTTTAGGCATTCTTGGGCAATTGGGCTTTCAATGGCTGTGGATTTTGATTCTTTATCTTGCCGGAGAGTACTTTTGGAAAAAAGCATTTAACCGCCTGACGATTCAGGGGGGGTAA
- a CDS encoding ABC-2 family transporter protein produces MKIYLAYFAKFLKARLSYKFDFFAGIIANAISTGSSLIFILLLLDGTRVTNLQGWTQPEVLFIYGYSMIPLAIFGLLAPNLYQFGDKYIIQGQFDRVLLRPLSTLPQVLFESFNLDALGSLTVGIITTSIAASRLNLEFAFLDIVWFAISTIAAAIILLSFFVSLASIAFHFEDRLGLAAPMYNLIVFGRYPITIFSKLIQFILQWVVPFAFVAFYPATHFFTERGFGFYTYLSPVVALATATLTYFVWNFGVSRYASTGN; encoded by the coding sequence ATGAAAATCTATCTCGCCTATTTCGCTAAATTTTTAAAGGCACGCTTGTCTTACAAGTTTGATTTCTTTGCTGGTATTATTGCCAACGCCATCTCTACAGGTTCGAGCTTGATTTTTATTTTACTTCTACTCGATGGGACGCGAGTGACAAATCTCCAAGGTTGGACACAACCGGAAGTACTTTTTATTTACGGTTATTCGATGATCCCGCTAGCGATCTTTGGACTGCTTGCGCCTAATCTCTATCAATTTGGCGATAAGTATATCATTCAAGGTCAGTTTGACCGAGTGCTTTTGCGACCACTGTCAACACTTCCGCAGGTGCTCTTTGAGTCATTTAATCTGGATGCGCTCGGATCGCTAACAGTTGGGATTATTACTACAAGTATTGCGGCGTCTAGACTTAATTTGGAGTTTGCATTTCTCGATATCGTTTGGTTTGCAATCAGTACCATTGCTGCAGCAATTATTTTACTTTCTTTTTTTGTAAGTTTGGCATCAATTGCTTTTCATTTTGAAGACAGACTTGGTCTGGCAGCGCCGATGTATAATTTAATTGTTTTTGGGCGCTATCCGATCACGATTTTTAGCAAGTTGATTCAGTTTATCTTGCAGTGGGTAGTGCCCTTTGCCTTTGTAGCGTTTTACCCGGCAACGCACTTTTTTACTGAACGCGGATTTGGATTTTATACCTATCTCAGTCCCGTTGTTGCGCTTGCAACTGCCACGCTCACATACTTTGTCTGGAATTTTGGCGTCTCGAGGTACGCTTCAACAGGAAATTAA
- a CDS encoding DUF4160 domain-containing protein produces MGKHRRGGYIFLTWIGDHRPRHVHIYKNNKLVAKWDLENGKVMKGKISKEIRSHLEALLDEGRL; encoded by the coding sequence ATGGGGAAGCATAGAAGAGGTGGATATATTTTTCTGACGTGGATTGGAGACCACAGACCTAGGCACGTGCATATTTATAAGAACAATAAATTGGTGGCGAAATGGGATTTGGAGAATGGAAAAGTAATGAAAGGTAAAATTTCTAAAGAAATACGGAGTCACCTTGAAGCCTTGCTGGATGAGGGGCGTCTATGA